Proteins found in one Aneurinibacillus uraniidurans genomic segment:
- a CDS encoding patatin-like phospholipase family protein encodes MEKREERMPGIGLALGAGGARGFAHIGVLEVLEEHGVVPAYLAGSSMGSLVAALYASGLTTGMMEKLALNLKRKHWIDLCVPGMGFVTGEKLRQVVKLLTRERRIEEMARPLAIVATDLGTGERVIFTKGPAYEAVRASVSIPGIFVPYRLDGRLLVDGAVVDRVPIEVVRDMGADLTIGVDVALAPSDAPVKSLFDVIFQSVDIMEREIFRHRTVYADIMVRPDVGRFSSTAFTNIEEIVEEGRQATRKMIPHIHDKIAEWRKDR; translated from the coding sequence ATGGAAAAGCGGGAAGAAAGGATGCCAGGTATCGGGTTAGCGCTTGGCGCGGGAGGGGCGCGTGGATTTGCTCATATTGGGGTGTTGGAAGTGCTGGAAGAGCATGGGGTCGTACCAGCTTATCTGGCGGGAAGCAGTATGGGGAGTCTCGTAGCTGCCCTGTATGCGAGTGGATTGACGACAGGGATGATGGAGAAGCTAGCTCTTAATCTCAAGCGAAAGCACTGGATCGATTTATGTGTACCTGGAATGGGCTTTGTTACGGGAGAGAAGCTGCGCCAGGTGGTGAAGCTGTTGACACGAGAGAGACGGATTGAAGAAATGGCACGTCCGCTGGCTATCGTTGCAACAGACCTCGGAACTGGTGAGCGGGTGATTTTTACGAAAGGGCCAGCGTATGAAGCGGTGCGGGCAAGCGTATCGATCCCAGGTATTTTTGTTCCATATCGACTGGATGGGCGTCTGTTAGTGGACGGTGCAGTCGTGGACCGGGTACCCATTGAAGTAGTGCGTGATATGGGGGCGGACCTGACAATAGGTGTGGATGTGGCACTTGCCCCATCCGATGCGCCAGTCAAATCACTGTTTGACGTGATCTTTCAATCAGTGGACATTATGGAACGTGAAATTTTTCGCCATCGTACGGTGTATGCTGATATTATGGTTCGTCCAGATGTGGGACGCTTTAGCTCGACGGCTTTTACGAATATCGAAGAGATTGTAGAAGAGGGACGCCAGGCGACACGAAAGATGATTCCGCATATTCACGATAAAATAGCAGAATGGAGGAAGGATAGATGA
- a CDS encoding MgtC/SapB family protein encodes MKDFWLYIWHSIEHYEDIEMYIRLSMSALFGFVIGLERTVHSKPAGIKTYTFVTVAATLLTLVSIHTVDRYSIPGRTMMDPLRLAAQIVSGLGFLGAGLIIQKSGSVKGLTSASMVFFAGAIGISIGAGYYLMTTYTMLVMYGVISIGHFLENRQIRLFGQKKSLKESEDD; translated from the coding sequence ATGAAAGATTTCTGGCTATACATCTGGCATTCCATTGAACACTATGAAGATATAGAGATGTATATCCGCCTGTCAATGAGTGCCCTGTTCGGGTTCGTTATTGGTCTTGAACGCACCGTTCATTCTAAACCGGCTGGCATCAAAACCTATACATTTGTAACAGTCGCTGCGACACTTCTTACCCTGGTGTCTATCCATACTGTAGATCGTTACTCCATTCCTGGCCGCACGATGATGGATCCGCTGCGCCTAGCCGCGCAAATTGTAAGCGGGTTAGGCTTTCTCGGCGCAGGACTGATCATTCAAAAGAGCGGTTCTGTCAAAGGCCTCACTTCTGCCTCCATGGTGTTCTTTGCCGGTGCAATTGGCATTAGCATCGGAGCCGGCTACTATTTGATGACCACCTATACCATGCTGGTTATGTATGGTGTTATCAGTATCGGCCACTTTCTAGAAAATCGTCAAATCAGGCTTTTTGGTCAGAAAAAATCGCTAAAAGAAAGCGAGGACGATTAA
- a CDS encoding SepM family pheromone-processing serine protease has translation MNGRRRFIKSRWGAFGIGALIVVILFGIALSPTSYYIIRPGSAIELQPIVTVEGGAKHEKGTLMLTTVRMGPANVLGYIVGKLDPYTELRKEETVKSPYETDEQYNERELLDMKNSQQNAMMVAFRKAGLPVTVTEEGALVVFFVPNMPAKQYLQIGDVITKVGNVSVRNSKQLLDVLHQYKAGDTARLTLMRDGKEITASVPLKPLPVAAGEKPRAGIGIAYPDPDGPMTARDVQVPKKVEIQSENIGGPSAGLMFTLEILSQLTPGDLTKGYRIAGTGTIRQDGTVGPIGGAYHKVRAAEKMNADIFFAPNNDVMPGSKMRSNYVEAKEEAEKLGMKVKVVPVRTVDDALNYLKSIPPKA, from the coding sequence ATGAACGGTCGCAGACGTTTTATAAAAAGCAGGTGGGGCGCATTCGGGATCGGAGCGCTGATCGTTGTGATTTTATTTGGCATCGCGCTTAGTCCGACATCGTATTATATCATCCGTCCCGGCTCGGCGATTGAGCTTCAGCCTATCGTAACGGTAGAGGGTGGAGCGAAGCATGAAAAAGGGACATTGATGCTGACAACGGTGCGCATGGGACCGGCCAATGTGCTTGGATATATAGTAGGCAAGCTTGATCCATACACAGAATTAAGAAAGGAAGAAACCGTAAAAAGTCCGTACGAGACGGACGAGCAGTACAATGAGCGTGAATTGCTTGATATGAAAAATTCGCAGCAAAACGCCATGATGGTAGCGTTTCGCAAAGCAGGCTTGCCGGTTACGGTAACAGAAGAGGGGGCGCTAGTCGTCTTTTTTGTGCCGAATATGCCAGCTAAGCAGTATTTGCAGATCGGGGATGTAATTACGAAGGTAGGAAATGTATCGGTACGAAATTCGAAGCAGCTGCTCGATGTCCTGCATCAATATAAGGCGGGTGATACAGCTCGGCTAACGCTTATGCGTGACGGGAAGGAAATAACGGCTTCTGTACCGCTTAAACCGCTTCCGGTAGCGGCAGGAGAGAAACCGCGTGCCGGAATCGGCATTGCTTATCCAGACCCGGACGGCCCGATGACAGCGCGGGATGTGCAGGTGCCAAAGAAAGTGGAGATTCAGTCAGAAAACATCGGGGGCCCGTCTGCAGGGCTGATGTTTACACTGGAGATTTTAAGTCAGCTCACACCGGGCGATTTGACGAAAGGTTATCGTATCGCCGGTACCGGTACGATACGTCAGGATGGAACCGTGGGACCGATCGGCGGCGCGTATCATAAAGTGCGGGCGGCTGAGAAGATGAATGCAGACATTTTCTTCGCCCCAAATAACGATGTAATGCCAGGCTCAAAAATGCGTTCCAATTATGTAGAAGCGAAAGAAGAAGCCGAGAAGCTTGGCATGAAAGTCAAAGTCGTACCGGTGCGGACAGTTGATGATGCGCTGAACTACTTGAAGAGTATTCCTCCTAAAGCATAA
- the coaD gene encoding pantetheine-phosphate adenylyltransferase: MSIAVCPGSFDPVTYGHLDIIQRGAKVFDKVIVAVLINRNKTNPVFTVEERLALLREATKDIPNVEVDTFNGLLIEYMHTRGAKAIIKGLRAVSDFEYEMQMASINRLIDNKIETFFMMTNNQYSFLSSSIVKEIGKYGADVSSLVPPNVERALRAKREEEPR, translated from the coding sequence ATGAGCATCGCGGTTTGCCCGGGCAGTTTTGACCCGGTTACGTATGGCCACCTTGACATTATTCAGCGGGGGGCTAAAGTTTTTGATAAGGTAATTGTGGCTGTATTAATTAATCGGAACAAGACGAACCCGGTGTTCACTGTTGAAGAGCGTCTTGCACTTTTACGAGAAGCGACGAAAGACATTCCGAATGTTGAGGTCGATACGTTTAACGGGCTGTTGATTGAATATATGCATACAAGAGGGGCCAAGGCCATTATTAAAGGGTTGCGTGCAGTATCCGACTTTGAATATGAGATGCAGATGGCGTCGATTAACCGTCTGATTGACAACAAGATTGAGACATTTTTTATGATGACGAACAATCAGTACTCATTCTTAAGCTCGAGTATTGTAAAAGAGATTGGAAAATATGGGGCTGATGTGAGCAGCCTTGTGCCGCCGAATGTTGAGCGTGCGTTGCGTGCTAAACGTGAAGAAGAACCCCGCTAA
- the ylbJ gene encoding sporulation integral membrane protein YlbJ, which translates to MHSFKPYVTTLLLAIFCFVIAASLLSFPEAAFLAALRGLKIWWDVVFPALLPFFITSEILLGLGLAHFMGVLLEPLMRPVFNIPGSGSFVWTMGFASGYPISAKLTTQLRAKNLVSRAEGERLVSYTTTADPVFITGAVAVGFFHSVKVGLVLMAAHYITAIAVGLVMSRYAPHAPRTPYTQTSNRSLLIRAFLAMHRARLEDGRALGKLMGDAVASSLQTQLMVGGFILFFSVLLTLLMKLNLIALLSAALGEILGLFGAPAEGAQAFVYGLFEVTLGAKQASDLFASYTPAFVLASTSAILAWGGLSVHAQVASMLAQTDMRYGPFLFARALHAVTAFLFTYTAGSFLYGRLQPASAVPTWATSLGLEPLSLWNQPSYYTFSLLVCAALLTLTALLWQIYHWLRMRKEPR; encoded by the coding sequence ATGCATTCGTTCAAACCGTATGTAACTACTCTGCTGCTTGCCATATTCTGCTTTGTTATCGCAGCCAGCCTGTTATCATTCCCGGAAGCGGCGTTTCTTGCAGCATTACGCGGCCTAAAAATCTGGTGGGATGTTGTATTTCCGGCACTGCTTCCGTTCTTTATTACGTCTGAAATCTTGCTTGGCTTAGGCCTCGCCCACTTTATGGGTGTACTGCTCGAGCCGCTTATGAGACCAGTTTTTAACATCCCCGGCTCTGGCTCATTCGTCTGGACGATGGGATTCGCTTCCGGGTATCCAATCAGCGCTAAGTTAACCACGCAGCTTCGCGCCAAGAATCTCGTCTCCCGTGCCGAAGGTGAACGCCTCGTTTCTTATACTACGACAGCAGACCCTGTCTTTATTACTGGTGCCGTGGCTGTTGGTTTTTTTCACAGCGTCAAAGTCGGCCTGGTCCTCATGGCCGCTCACTACATAACTGCCATCGCGGTAGGGCTTGTCATGTCGCGTTACGCCCCTCACGCACCACGCACGCCGTATACACAAACAAGTAATCGCTCCCTGCTAATCCGCGCCTTTCTTGCGATGCACCGTGCCCGACTTGAAGATGGACGCGCCCTTGGCAAACTAATGGGGGATGCGGTGGCAAGTTCGCTTCAGACCCAGCTAATGGTCGGCGGATTTATTTTGTTTTTCTCCGTACTTCTGACATTGCTTATGAAACTGAATCTCATTGCCCTGCTATCAGCAGCACTCGGGGAGATACTCGGGCTGTTTGGTGCTCCTGCGGAAGGCGCACAGGCTTTTGTGTACGGCCTGTTTGAAGTCACGCTCGGTGCGAAGCAGGCAAGTGATCTATTCGCCTCCTACACGCCCGCATTTGTTCTGGCCAGTACGAGTGCGATTCTGGCCTGGGGCGGATTGTCTGTTCACGCACAAGTAGCCAGCATGCTTGCTCAAACCGATATGCGGTATGGACCTTTCCTCTTCGCTCGCGCCCTGCATGCTGTAACCGCCTTTCTCTTCACGTATACGGCAGGATCATTTTTATACGGACGATTGCAACCAGCTTCTGCCGTCCCAACCTGGGCAACCAGCCTTGGGCTAGAACCGTTATCGCTATGGAATCAACCCTCTTATTATACCTTCTCCCTCCTAGTATGCGCTGCCTTACTCACCCTTACTGCACTGCTCTGGCAGATCTATCACTGGCTGCGCATGCGCAAAGAACCCCGCTAG
- a CDS encoding nucleotidyltransferase: MRTVGLVVEYNPLHNGHVYHFTEAKKQTAADAAVAVMSGYFLQRGEPAIASKWARTEMALRMGADLVLELPFAYAAQNAEQFAFGAVATLDATGIVDTLCFGSESGHIERIQTLASLLTDEPDAFRTALATELARGVSYPAAYGRAAAQLLGDADAQKDTSEPNNILGLNYCLALRRLKSSIMPATITRQKAGYHDTEMTDTRIASATALRKHLLESGNLLTIAPYVPPSTLAVLTDEQNAGRFPVTWDDFFPHVQHTLLTQTPEQLALIHEMTEGLEHRLLTALPQAAAFHELMESIKTKRYTWTRLQRLLLYSMLHITHDQMKQATIAGPAYIRVLGFSDTGRELLRQMKKTARVPVLTRVPKSKHSLLALDVRAAAVYALAYPLELRLREMQREYWQTPIML; this comes from the coding sequence GTGCGAACTGTCGGACTCGTTGTAGAATACAATCCCCTTCATAATGGACATGTATACCACTTTACAGAAGCAAAAAAACAAACGGCAGCAGACGCAGCTGTTGCTGTCATGAGCGGATACTTCTTGCAGCGAGGTGAGCCGGCGATTGCAAGCAAATGGGCTCGTACCGAGATGGCACTTCGAATGGGGGCCGATCTGGTACTGGAGCTCCCGTTTGCATATGCGGCCCAAAACGCAGAGCAGTTCGCATTCGGAGCGGTAGCCACCCTTGACGCGACAGGCATTGTCGACACCCTATGCTTCGGTTCAGAAAGCGGACACATTGAGCGTATTCAAACGCTCGCTTCTCTTTTGACAGACGAACCAGATGCATTTCGCACAGCCCTTGCTACAGAACTAGCAAGAGGTGTCAGCTACCCGGCTGCCTACGGTCGTGCAGCGGCACAGCTCCTTGGCGATGCAGACGCCCAGAAAGATACCAGCGAGCCAAACAACATTCTTGGATTGAACTACTGTCTGGCACTCCGCCGCCTGAAAAGCTCAATTATGCCCGCCACCATCACACGACAGAAAGCCGGCTACCATGACACAGAGATGACGGATACACGCATCGCCAGCGCTACTGCCCTGCGTAAGCACCTGCTTGAATCAGGAAATCTTCTAACTATCGCACCTTACGTACCGCCTTCCACACTGGCGGTGCTTACAGACGAGCAGAATGCAGGAAGATTTCCAGTTACATGGGACGACTTTTTCCCTCATGTGCAGCATACGCTGCTCACTCAGACACCAGAGCAGTTGGCTCTCATACATGAGATGACAGAAGGGCTGGAACATCGACTGCTTACAGCCCTGCCACAGGCCGCTGCGTTTCATGAATTAATGGAATCGATCAAAACGAAACGATATACCTGGACACGCCTGCAGCGGTTACTCCTGTATAGTATGCTTCATATCACACACGATCAAATGAAGCAGGCGACAATAGCAGGCCCTGCCTACATCCGTGTGCTTGGCTTCTCCGATACCGGACGCGAGCTATTGCGTCAAATGAAAAAAACGGCACGCGTTCCAGTGCTGACACGCGTGCCTAAGAGTAAGCACTCTTTGCTTGCGCTCGATGTACGAGCCGCCGCCGTTTATGCACTGGCATATCCGCTGGAATTGCGCCTGCGTGAGATGCAGCGAGAATACTGGCAGACACCGATTATGCTTTAG
- the rsmD gene encoding 16S rRNA (guanine(966)-N(2))-methyltransferase RsmD: protein MRVVSGSKKGHPLQAVSGKGTRPTVDKVKESIFNMIGPYFDGGLALDLYAGTGGLGIEALSRGVERCIFIDANRKAVSVVYKNLDATGLRDQAEVYCNDANRALNALAKRELVFDLVFLDPPYAEQKIESQLGIMNDHGLLASGALIVAEHDAKDKMCEQIADIVKIRETTYGQTVITIYRKEI from the coding sequence ATGCGCGTAGTTTCTGGCTCGAAGAAGGGCCATCCACTGCAGGCTGTATCGGGCAAGGGAACCCGTCCGACAGTTGATAAAGTGAAAGAGTCGATTTTTAATATGATTGGTCCGTATTTTGATGGGGGGCTTGCCCTTGATTTATATGCGGGCACAGGCGGTCTTGGAATTGAAGCGCTCAGCCGCGGCGTGGAGAGATGTATTTTTATAGATGCGAATCGCAAAGCTGTAAGCGTTGTCTATAAAAATCTTGATGCTACCGGACTTCGGGATCAGGCAGAGGTATACTGTAACGATGCGAACCGGGCGCTGAATGCACTTGCCAAACGCGAGCTTGTTTTTGATCTTGTGTTTCTTGATCCACCTTATGCGGAGCAGAAGATTGAGAGTCAGCTGGGGATTATGAATGACCATGGTCTTCTGGCATCAGGGGCACTCATTGTGGCTGAGCATGATGCCAAAGATAAGATGTGTGAGCAGATCGCAGATATTGTGAAGATACGCGAGACGACATATGGACAAACGGTTATTACGATTTACCGCAAGGAAATATAG
- the recG gene encoding ATP-dependent DNA helicase RecG, producing the protein MSRWIKDVSNSIMMQPVTAVKGIGAERAIELAALQIETVQDLLEHFPYRYEDYRVRDLSEVQDGEKITIIGTVYGEPVVRFYGAKKSRITVKVVVDNIVVTAIWFNRGFLKSQLRAGREIMLSGKFERARLQIMVSEQHFLDTERVKVQEGTIQPVYSITGGMQVKQMRRFIIAALEQFGDSIDEILPEDLVRKYKLASRRDAIRNIHFPESVQAGKQGRRRLAFEELLLFQLRLQAYHAINRQARDGVAQHVPLEKVHTFIHSLPFPLTNAQKRVIKEILDDMQAPYSMNRLLQGDVGSGKTVVAAIALLATIEAGYQGALMVPTEILAEQHYETLSELLAPHGIEVALLSGSATVRKRRDILGGLQSGLIQVIVGTHALIQEDVYFAKLGLVITDEQHRFGVEQRRILREKGLNPDVLFMTATPIPRTLAITAFGDMDVSTIDELPAGRKPIETYWVRHDMLDRILAFVRKELDRGRQAYVISPLIEESEKLDLQNAIDVHAQLSQYFAGTYRVGLMHGRLVPREKDEVMQQFSRNEVQVLVSTTVVEVGVNVPNASVMVIYDAERFGLAQLHQLRGRVGRGAEQSYCILIADPKSETGKERMRIMTETNDGFEVAQRDLELRGPGDFFGTKQSGLPEFKVADVVQDYRMLEVARQEAADMVRGEAFWSSPQYRALRAYLKQDEYFLTKIKD; encoded by the coding sequence TCCAGATTGAAACCGTACAGGATTTGCTGGAGCATTTTCCGTACCGCTATGAGGATTATCGGGTACGTGATCTAAGCGAAGTCCAGGATGGAGAGAAAATTACGATTATCGGTACGGTGTATGGCGAGCCGGTCGTTCGCTTCTACGGAGCTAAGAAATCACGCATTACCGTTAAAGTCGTAGTGGATAACATTGTTGTTACGGCAATCTGGTTTAACCGGGGATTTTTAAAAAGCCAGCTTCGTGCCGGACGCGAAATTATGCTGTCTGGCAAGTTTGAACGGGCTCGCCTGCAAATTATGGTGAGCGAGCAGCATTTTCTTGATACCGAGCGGGTAAAGGTACAGGAAGGTACGATTCAGCCGGTCTATTCGATAACGGGAGGGATGCAAGTCAAGCAGATGCGCCGTTTTATCATAGCAGCGCTTGAACAGTTTGGTGATTCGATCGACGAGATTTTGCCGGAGGATCTCGTGCGTAAGTATAAACTGGCCTCCCGTCGCGATGCGATTCGTAACATTCATTTTCCAGAGAGTGTGCAGGCGGGCAAGCAGGGGCGGCGCCGACTTGCATTTGAAGAGTTACTGCTGTTTCAATTGCGACTACAGGCGTATCATGCGATCAACCGACAAGCACGTGATGGAGTGGCCCAGCATGTTCCGCTTGAGAAGGTACACACTTTTATTCACAGCCTGCCATTTCCGTTAACGAATGCGCAGAAGCGAGTCATCAAAGAGATTCTTGATGACATGCAGGCACCTTATAGCATGAACCGACTGCTGCAAGGTGACGTTGGTTCTGGAAAAACCGTTGTCGCTGCGATTGCGCTTTTGGCTACGATAGAGGCGGGGTATCAGGGAGCGCTTATGGTGCCAACTGAGATTCTTGCTGAGCAGCATTACGAGACGCTATCTGAGCTTTTGGCACCGCATGGAATTGAAGTGGCGCTGTTATCTGGAAGTGCTACCGTACGAAAACGACGCGATATTCTGGGAGGGCTGCAATCGGGTTTAATTCAGGTCATCGTTGGTACGCACGCACTCATTCAGGAGGACGTATATTTTGCAAAGCTTGGGCTTGTGATTACAGACGAGCAGCACCGGTTCGGGGTGGAGCAACGCCGTATTTTGCGAGAGAAGGGGCTGAATCCAGATGTGCTGTTTATGACAGCGACGCCAATTCCGCGTACACTGGCCATTACAGCATTCGGTGATATGGATGTATCCACAATTGATGAGCTTCCCGCGGGACGTAAACCGATTGAGACGTACTGGGTACGCCATGATATGCTTGACCGCATTCTTGCATTTGTACGCAAAGAACTTGATCGGGGACGGCAGGCGTATGTGATCTCGCCGCTCATTGAAGAGTCTGAGAAGCTTGATTTGCAGAATGCGATTGATGTACACGCACAGTTAAGTCAATATTTTGCGGGCACGTACCGGGTTGGTCTTATGCATGGACGACTTGTGCCGCGGGAGAAAGACGAGGTTATGCAGCAGTTTAGCCGCAATGAGGTACAGGTGCTTGTCTCAACAACCGTTGTTGAGGTTGGGGTGAATGTACCGAATGCGTCGGTCATGGTGATTTATGATGCGGAGCGATTCGGCTTGGCTCAGCTTCATCAGCTGCGCGGACGTGTGGGTCGGGGGGCTGAGCAATCGTATTGTATTCTGATTGCAGACCCGAAATCTGAGACTGGCAAAGAGCGGATGCGGATTATGACGGAGACGAATGATGGGTTTGAAGTGGCGCAGCGCGATCTGGAGCTGCGTGGTCCAGGGGATTTCTTCGGGACGAAGCAGAGCGGATTGCCGGAGTTCAAGGTGGCGGATGTCGTACAGGACTATCGAATGCTTGAGGTGGCACGTCAGGAGGCGGCTGATATGGTGCGAGGAGAAGCGTTCTGGAGCAGCCCGCAGTATCGAGCACTGCGGGCATACTTGAAGCAGGATGAGTACTTTCTTACGAAAATAAAAGATTAA
- a CDS encoding YceD family protein yields the protein MMKLQKNALTQLHGRHLPLDETVELNLTRRHLQLVEAKPAHFIGEAFAATGLFIVEGRLTGELTMECARCLKHFPYSYDVGVKETFMDEKAIEFEVDDEMELHPIEGEEIEVTPYLEGAVLLDLPHTLICSEDCKGLCPECGANRNDKECGCVVERIDPRLAILGELFGKQDK from the coding sequence ATGATGAAACTTCAAAAAAATGCACTGACACAGCTTCATGGCAGACATTTGCCGCTTGATGAGACGGTTGAACTGAATCTAACCCGCCGTCATCTTCAGCTTGTTGAAGCAAAACCGGCTCACTTTATCGGGGAAGCATTTGCAGCAACTGGTCTCTTCATTGTAGAGGGCCGGTTGACAGGTGAACTTACGATGGAATGTGCCCGTTGTTTAAAACATTTTCCATACTCCTATGATGTAGGGGTCAAAGAAACGTTCATGGACGAGAAAGCGATTGAGTTTGAAGTCGATGACGAAATGGAGCTTCACCCAATCGAAGGCGAAGAGATCGAGGTAACCCCTTATCTCGAGGGCGCAGTTCTGCTCGATTTGCCGCATACACTTATTTGTAGTGAAGACTGCAAGGGACTATGCCCGGAGTGTGGGGCGAATCGGAATGACAAAGAATGCGGTTGCGTTGTGGAACGCATCGACCCTCGTTTGGCGATTCTGGGTGAACTTTTTGGGAAGCAGGACAAATAA